In the Deinococcus planocerae genome, one interval contains:
- a CDS encoding glycoside hydrolase family 2 TIM barrel-domain containing protein, with product MRHSTHPEPLLEREQWRDLSGTWRFAFDDEGRWFHPSEVVFDREILVPYAPESRRSGIHDEGFHPTVWYGTTLHLSPEERAGRVLLHFGAVDYRATVWANGHVVALHEGGHTPFTAEITAHARAGEPIEIVVRAQDNPHDLAKPRGKQDWLLEPHSIWYPRTTGIWQTVWLEWVPETHLRRLRWSADMESWEIGVNLQVSGPLPKNLSVRVRLYRDRDLLADDRYAVRHPEVSRRIALSDPGIDDFRNDLLWSPGHPQLIDARVELMLGDTVIDRVYSYTALRSVQVKGNRFLLNGRPYYLKMVLDQGYWPDGIMSASDDELRRDVELTRQLGFNGARKHQKIESPRWLYWCDRLGLLVWEEMPSPYRFTPVAVQRLVREWTEVVERDISHPCIVAWVPFNESWGVPDLPTNPAHRDYVRTLYHLTKTFDPSRPVIGNDGWEHVATDIITIHDYADDPEDLRRRYGTLDSTRVSLQQQQPADRVLTLGGFQETGQPVILSEFGGIAYIPDQSNGWGYSESQSEVDFVEDYTTLLAAIHECHGLSGFCYTQLTDTFQEKNGLLYEDRTPKADFIKLAKGTQGRRTAREMTIDPLMNPFGNSARWLNRQYSALVAGEEVASLDPGGLVTGEASED from the coding sequence TTGCGTCACTCGACCCATCCCGAACCGCTGCTGGAGCGCGAGCAATGGCGTGACCTGAGCGGCACCTGGCGTTTTGCCTTCGACGACGAGGGCCGCTGGTTCCACCCCAGTGAGGTGGTGTTCGACCGGGAGATTCTGGTGCCCTACGCGCCGGAAAGCCGCCGCAGCGGGATTCACGACGAGGGCTTTCACCCCACTGTGTGGTACGGCACCACCCTGCACCTCAGCCCCGAGGAGCGCGCGGGCCGCGTGCTGCTGCACTTCGGGGCGGTGGACTACCGGGCGACCGTGTGGGCCAACGGGCACGTCGTCGCCCTGCACGAGGGCGGGCACACGCCCTTCACGGCGGAGATCACCGCGCACGCCCGGGCCGGGGAGCCCATCGAGATCGTGGTGCGCGCCCAGGACAACCCCCACGACCTCGCCAAGCCGCGCGGCAAGCAAGACTGGCTGCTCGAACCGCACTCGATCTGGTACCCCCGCACGACGGGCATCTGGCAGACCGTGTGGCTGGAGTGGGTGCCCGAAACGCACCTGCGGAGGTTGCGCTGGTCGGCGGACATGGAGAGCTGGGAGATCGGGGTGAACCTGCAAGTCTCCGGGCCCCTCCCCAAAAACCTCAGCGTGCGCGTGCGGCTCTACCGCGACCGCGACCTGCTCGCCGACGACCGCTACGCCGTGCGCCACCCGGAGGTCAGCCGCCGGATCGCCCTGTCCGACCCCGGCATCGACGACTTCCGCAACGACCTGTTGTGGAGCCCGGGGCACCCCCAGCTCATCGACGCGCGGGTGGAACTCATGCTCGGCGACACGGTGATCGACCGGGTGTACTCGTACACGGCGCTCAGATCGGTGCAGGTCAAGGGCAACCGCTTCCTGCTCAACGGGCGGCCCTACTACCTCAAGATGGTGCTCGACCAGGGCTATTGGCCGGATGGCATCATGAGTGCCAGCGACGACGAGCTGCGCCGCGACGTGGAACTCACCCGCCAGCTCGGCTTCAACGGGGCGCGTAAACACCAGAAGATCGAATCTCCCCGCTGGCTGTACTGGTGCGACCGCCTGGGCCTGCTCGTGTGGGAGGAGATGCCCAGCCCCTACCGCTTCACGCCGGTCGCGGTGCAGCGCCTCGTGCGCGAGTGGACCGAGGTCGTCGAGCGCGACATCTCGCACCCCTGCATCGTGGCGTGGGTGCCCTTCAACGAGTCGTGGGGGGTGCCCGACCTCCCCACCAACCCGGCGCACCGCGACTACGTGCGGACGCTCTACCACCTCACCAAGACCTTCGATCCCTCGCGCCCGGTGATCGGCAACGACGGCTGGGAGCATGTGGCGACCGACATTATCACCATCCACGACTACGCCGACGACCCCGAGGACCTGCGGCGGCGCTACGGCACGCTCGACTCTACCCGCGTGTCCCTCCAGCAGCAGCAGCCCGCCGACCGGGTGCTCACCCTGGGCGGCTTTCAGGAGACGGGGCAGCCCGTGATCCTCTCCGAGTTCGGCGGCATCGCCTATATCCCGGACCAGTCGAACGGCTGGGGCTACAGCGAGTCGCAGAGCGAGGTGGACTTCGTGGAGGACTACACGACCCTCCTCGCGGCGATCCACGAGTGCCACGGCCTGTCGGGCTTTTGCTACACGCAGCTCACCGACACCTTCCAGGAGAAAAACGGCCTGCTGTACGAGGACCGCACCCCCAAGGCCGACTTCATCAAGCTCGCCAAGGGCACCCAGGGCCGCCGCACCGCCCGCGAGATGACCATCGATCCCCTGATGAACCCCTTCGGCAACTCCGCCCGCTGGCTCAACCGCCAGTACAGCGCCCTCGTCGCGGGCGAGGAGGTCGCCTCCCTCGACCCCGGCGGCCTCGTCACGGGCGAGGCGTCCGAGGACTGA
- a CDS encoding EAL domain-containing protein, whose product MSACATPSDPPPDSPSHAGLGAAGVCDCHALTARQDADLTGLALYAVSRHVGRKLGAVLAARGLRLEVREQAYLLPAGALGGLDELLGAFSRTERPDLLAAPWTDGGLDTWRMAPLERWARRLGSGWFAAASEALHFHLQPIVALGSGEVYGYEALVRAQWEGHLLGAGALLEAAAAHGQARAFDAHARRSAIRQAYPQLTGEQMLFINFAPGVVYNPDICLQTTFETCREVGADFSRLLFEVTESEAFPDLRLLKRILERYRAEGAQVALDDLGAGHTGLTYLAELRPDIVKLDRDLVRGLHALDPRVPLITALIRYAHDLGIRVVAEGLETVEEVQMVAELGADYGQGYFLGRPAETPGGLAAPAASLWTAG is encoded by the coding sequence ATGAGTGCCTGCGCCACGCCGAGTGACCCGCCGCCCGACTCTCCGAGCCATGCGGGGCTGGGCGCCGCGGGCGTGTGCGACTGTCACGCGCTGACGGCCAGGCAGGACGCCGACCTCACGGGGCTGGCGCTGTACGCGGTGTCGCGGCACGTGGGGCGCAAGCTGGGGGCGGTGCTCGCGGCGCGGGGGCTGAGGCTGGAGGTGCGTGAGCAGGCCTACCTGCTGCCCGCCGGGGCCCTCGGCGGCCTGGACGAGCTGCTGGGGGCCTTTTCCCGGACCGAGCGGCCCGACCTGCTCGCCGCGCCGTGGACGGACGGGGGGCTCGACACCTGGCGGATGGCCCCGCTGGAGCGCTGGGCGCGGCGGCTCGGGAGCGGGTGGTTCGCGGCGGCGAGCGAGGCGCTGCACTTTCACCTCCAGCCCATCGTGGCGCTCGGGAGCGGGGAGGTGTACGGGTACGAGGCCCTCGTGCGGGCGCAGTGGGAGGGGCACCTGCTGGGGGCCGGGGCGCTGCTGGAGGCGGCGGCGGCGCACGGGCAGGCGCGGGCCTTCGACGCGCACGCCCGGCGCAGCGCGATTCGGCAGGCGTACCCGCAGCTCACGGGGGAGCAGATGCTGTTCATCAACTTCGCGCCGGGGGTGGTGTACAACCCCGACATCTGTCTTCAGACCACCTTCGAGACCTGCCGGGAGGTCGGGGCCGACTTCTCGCGGCTGCTGTTCGAGGTGACCGAGAGCGAGGCGTTTCCCGACCTGCGGCTCCTGAAACGCATCCTGGAGCGCTACCGGGCCGAGGGGGCGCAGGTGGCGCTCGACGACCTCGGCGCGGGGCACACCGGCCTGACCTACCTCGCCGAGCTGCGCCCCGACATCGTGAAGCTCGACCGCGACCTCGTGCGGGGCCTGCACGCCCTCGACCCCCGGGTGCCCCTGATCACCGCCCTGATCCGCTACGCGCACGACCTCGGCATCCGGGTGGTGGCCGAGGGGCTCGAAACGGTCGAGGAGGTGCAGATGGTCGCCGAATTGGGCGCCGACTACGGGCAGGGCTACTTCCTGGGACGCCCCGCCGAGACGCCGGGCGGGCTCGCCGCCCCTGCCGCCTCCCTCTGGACCGCCGGGTGA
- a CDS encoding MFS transporter, whose protein sequence is MSSPTFARTPPRRLAAVGVGVFLLLGLIYPVLGPALPTLSERFGLSAGSASLLLSFNSAGAFAGVLLAGALSRRWIPPNRGALALGVIMAGCVGLTLAPSFGVALAASLLLGLGFGVMDLTINVWLSTSYGPRGASVLNLLSAGFGVGAVLAPLLVGFAGGDFYLPLLSCAVLAALLLPLVFTLRRAAALGAAPASPAPTGRARPLLLGFVLLFVTYVGVEGGVGAWEVTHLRDALGLSTAGAAQLTALFWVSFTVGRLVSAALALRLEPPRLVTLALTLAVLSLALASVPSLAAAAYTLAGFFLAPVFTTGLVWLIRTLPGSGATTLVFASAFLGPVLFSPVIGASKDAYGWRAIPLSLLGIALLCLAVALGLWRATGREQRLEQVGE, encoded by the coding sequence GTGTCGTCTCCAACGTTTGCCCGGACGCCCCCGCGCAGGCTGGCCGCCGTGGGGGTGGGGGTCTTCCTGCTGCTGGGGCTGATCTACCCTGTCCTGGGGCCCGCGCTGCCGACCCTCAGCGAGCGTTTTGGCCTGAGCGCCGGGAGCGCTTCCCTGCTGCTGAGCTTCAACTCGGCGGGAGCCTTTGCCGGGGTGCTGCTGGCGGGCGCTCTCTCCCGCCGCTGGATTCCTCCCAACCGCGGGGCGCTCGCCCTCGGCGTGATCATGGCCGGGTGCGTGGGGCTGACCCTCGCGCCGTCGTTCGGGGTGGCGCTCGCCGCGTCGCTGCTCCTCGGGCTGGGCTTCGGCGTCATGGACCTCACGATCAACGTGTGGCTTTCCACGAGCTACGGCCCGCGCGGCGCATCGGTGCTCAACCTGCTCAGCGCGGGCTTCGGGGTCGGCGCGGTCCTCGCGCCCCTGCTCGTGGGGTTCGCGGGCGGCGACTTCTACCTGCCGCTCCTGAGCTGTGCCGTCCTCGCGGCGCTGCTCCTCCCCCTGGTGTTCACCCTGCGCCGGGCCGCAGCCCTGGGCGCCGCCCCTGCCTCCCCCGCGCCGACCGGGCGGGCGCGCCCTCTACTGCTGGGGTTCGTGCTCCTCTTCGTCACCTACGTCGGGGTGGAGGGCGGGGTCGGCGCGTGGGAGGTCACGCATCTGCGCGACGCCCTGGGGCTGTCCACCGCGGGCGCGGCGCAGCTCACCGCCCTGTTCTGGGTGAGCTTCACGGTCGGGCGCCTCGTCTCGGCGGCCCTCGCCCTGCGGCTGGAGCCCCCCCGGCTCGTGACCCTTGCCCTCACCCTGGCGGTGCTGAGTCTGGCGCTCGCGTCGGTGCCCTCCCTCGCCGCCGCCGCCTACACCCTCGCGGGGTTTTTCCTCGCCCCCGTGTTCACCACCGGGCTGGTGTGGCTGATCCGCACGCTGCCCGGCAGCGGCGCCACCACCCTGGTCTTCGCCAGCGCCTTTCTCGGCCCGGTGCTGTTCTCCCCGGTGATCGGCGCCTCCAAGGACGCGTACGGCTGGCGCGCCATTCCCCTCTCCCTGCTCGGCATCGCGCTGCTGTGTCTGGCCGTCGCCCTCGGGCTGTGGCGCGCGACGGGCCGTGAGCAGCGGCTGGAGCAGGTCGGGGAGTGA
- a CDS encoding sensor domain-containing diguanylate cyclase: MTAASGRAAPRPLPGDMLWRVLDAADVGLLITDAERRIVYVNATFTRETGYLPEEVLGRTCSFLQGPETDPADVAAMREALDRGEAVRRVVLNYRKDGRTMWYRLRIQPLWVDGALRHFVGVQEDFSDAHAAQVRLERLAYLDSLTGLGNRRAFDARLADLVGRGEPFTLALLDLNDFKRVNDVHGHPAGDALLITAGRRLEEVTPHTGGAFRLGGDEFAVLLPGDGEGAPQGEAVLAALETLEGGTLRAGLGTAHFPGEAADVPALLRLADRRLYAHKAASKG; the protein is encoded by the coding sequence GTGACGGCGGCTTCCGGGCGGGCGGCGCCGAGGCCGCTGCCGGGGGACATGCTGTGGCGGGTGCTCGACGCGGCGGACGTAGGGCTGCTCATCACCGACGCCGAGCGGCGGATCGTGTACGTCAACGCGACCTTCACGCGCGAGACGGGCTACCTCCCGGAGGAGGTGCTGGGGCGCACGTGCTCCTTCCTCCAGGGCCCGGAGACCGACCCCGCCGACGTCGCGGCGATGCGGGAGGCCCTCGACCGGGGCGAGGCGGTGCGGCGGGTCGTGCTGAACTACCGCAAGGATGGCCGCACGATGTGGTACCGGCTGCGCATCCAGCCCCTGTGGGTGGACGGCGCCCTGCGCCACTTCGTGGGCGTGCAGGAGGACTTCTCGGACGCCCACGCCGCGCAGGTCCGGCTGGAGCGCCTCGCTTACCTCGACTCCCTCACGGGCCTGGGCAACCGCCGCGCCTTCGACGCCCGGCTCGCCGACCTCGTGGGGCGGGGCGAGCCCTTCACCCTGGCGCTGCTCGACCTCAACGACTTCAAGCGGGTGAACGACGTGCACGGCCACCCCGCGGGGGACGCCCTGCTCATCACGGCGGGACGCCGCCTGGAGGAGGTCACCCCGCACACGGGCGGCGCGTTCCGGCTGGGCGGAGACGAGTTCGCGGTGCTGCTCCCCGGTGACGGCGAGGGCGCGCCGCAGGGCGAGGCCGTCCTCGCCGCCCTGGAGACGCTGGAGGGCGGCACCCTGCGCGCGGGGCTGGGCACCGCCCACTTCCCGGGGGAGGCCGCCGACGTCCCCGCCCTGCTCCGCCTCGCCGACCGCCGTCTTTACGCCCACAAGGCGGCGAGCAAGGGCTGA